A single region of the Lycium barbarum isolate Lr01 chromosome 2, ASM1917538v2, whole genome shotgun sequence genome encodes:
- the LOC132624894 gene encoding putative late blight resistance protein homolog R1A-3 — MSEENTTGKRMSEIERRFLDTFLFWATKKGMIKDGKLRGRGMQVVDTVSGPRADLSSAEVKHGYEFLLSLVPGRWPLPNLCSPLFKKFIEYILQNVKDLFINKKELNKFDLLKKEFQVLEDSLKYLKTFLNFIKDASMELEKSGILFNHMEVVTRDAAYICYLCHVEEMDEDVASHLRLKISNVLQEIKPIKPQVARIYTGALRCLVKSQIQYNRDVIKFVDDSIHFLFKDLLELSNGETCSSMLPPMKDQAESLLQASKQLLTLFIYPPEDLSVDQGKLRDIVTYVEGLIAEVAFVAYSFSIDKAAEVTFVCSDLFKKIDLVMADLKDLIMEAPLSSKCSFPRTNGSGFIKSLLCYLKELLQDGKYDSAVKHLIAEAQGELSLLLEKVGEKKHDFEEVKKRDLWTKVIALAYQAECVTDCLVMGDYPVWYRHLLCKITTEIKLVNDQLTELHVQEVEVPVKQEAADPVPQGVETPGHDEVVVGFDEEAESLIKQLTRGSKKLDIVSIVGMPGLGKTTLAKKVYHDEAIMYHFDVQARCCVSQTYDRRKLLLEILNQVRFSNQQNVKDPADTLRRFLKSKRYLLCIDDVWSVDTWEDLRGCFPDDDKGSRILLTSRNIEVSSKITPNLFQLPFLSAEKSWELLQIKLFNDQTCPSELCEVGGQIARNCQGLPLLVILAAGVLTGIEKKEESWRKISESINSDTVITAKCLDIIELSYKHLPDHLKPCLLYFASFQEDEEISFSNLAWLWTIEGFVNTEAKSVELVAESFLNDLIGRSLIMVSKKRSTGGVRSCHIHDMLHDFCVTKAKEEKFIQITSTGKTDLSSSFYEHRRLCIHHSLYWAGRIGNLQVRSAFFRPPKSGCQKFFDLENFKLLRVLQMQCPVSESSFQGSKELILLKFLGIKGYVESMPSWISNLSNLEILLVTTVGSGTIMPMTIWNMPRLKHVHVEPVVSFDEHIPRKSTNICCIETLATVSLTNKQADYMIKKATKLRKLKCHCKEPLKLRLDVLQLESLSVNGRILKFSLPSTLTKLTLSDVSLPQSEMSNIGSLPNLVVLKLEHKAFQQGRWDIEDEEFPTLKVLKLRSLKITEWNASAESLLNLEQLLVESCFRLEEIPSCIGDISTLKMIEVKRCGESLEKSVKQIKVEQEEEYAKEIKVLIIT, encoded by the coding sequence ATGTCTGAGGAAAATACCACAGGAAAACGAATGTCTGAAATAGAGAGGAGATTTCTTGATACATTTCTGTTTTGGGCAACTAAAAAAGGAATGATTAAGGATGGGAAGTTGCGAGGACGCGGAATGCAAGTAGTAGATACTGTTTCGGGGCCAAGGGCAGACTTATCTTCTGCTGAAGTCAAACACGGTTATGAGTTTCTCCTTTCGCTGGTTCCAGGAAGGTGGCCTTTACCAAATTTATGCAGCCCATTGTTTAAGAAGTTCATCGAGTACATCCTTCAGAATGTGAAGGATCTTTTCATCAACAAGAAAGAGCTGAACAAGTTTGATCTTCTAAAGAAAGAGTTTCAAGTCCTTGAAGATAGTCTAAAGTATCTGAAAACCTTCCTCAATTTCATAAAAGATGCAAGCATGGAACTAGAGAAATCTGGAATTCTCTTTAATCATATGGAGGTTGTCACTAGGGATGCTGCTTACATCTGTTACCTATGTCATGTGGAAGAAATGGACGAAGACGTGGCATCTCACTTGAGACTTAAGATCTCAAATGTTTTGCAAGAGATCAAGCCCATTAAGCCCCAAGTTGCAAGAATTTATACAGGAGCACTAAGATGTTTGGTTAAATCACAAATCCAGTACAATCGGGATGTGATAAAATTTGTTGATGATTCCATTCATTTTCTCTTCAAGGATTTGTTGGAGTTATCAAATGGTGAGACATGTTCTTCGATGCTTCCTCCTATGAAAGATCAAGCCGAAAGCCTTCTCCAAGCATCAAAGCAATTGCTAACTTTGTTCATCTATCCGCCTGAAGATCTATCTGTTGACCAGGGGAAATTGAGGGATATAGTTACTTACGTTGAAGGTCTTATTGCTGAGGTTGCATTTGTTGCTTACTCTTTCTCCATTGACAAAGCAGCAGAAGTTACCTTTGTATGCTCTGACTTGTTTAAAAAGATTGACCTTGTCATGGCAGACCTAAAAGACCTGATCATGGAAGCTCCATTGTCATCAAAATGTAGTTTCCCAAGGACAAATGGATCAGGCTTTATTAAGTCGCTCTTATGCTATCTTAAAGAGTTGCTGCAagatggaaagtatgattctgCTGTCAAGCACCTTATTGCAGAAGCCCAGGGGGAGTTATCTCTCTTGTTGGAGAAAGTTGGGGAGAAAAAACATGACTTTGAGGAGGTAAAGAAACGTGATCTTTGGACAAAAGTGATAGCTCTAGCATACCAGGCAGAATGCGTAACTGATTGCCTGGTTATGGGAGACTATCCTGTTTGGTATCGGCATTTGTTATGTAAGATCACAACAGAAATTAAGCTTGTCAATGATCAATTAACAGAGCTCCATGTGCAAGAAGTTGAAGTCCCCGTCAAACAAGAGGCAGCAGATCCTGTCCCACAAGGAGTTGAGACTCCAGGGCACGATGAGGTAGTGGTGGGATTTGATGAAGAGGCAGAGTCACTAATAAAGCAGCTCACCAGAGGATCAAAAAAATTAGATATTGTGTCTATTGTAGGGATGCCGGGTCTTGGAAAGACTACACTAGCAAAGAAAGTTTATCATGATGAAGCCATAATGTACCATTTTGACGTCCAAGCTAGGTGTTGTGTTTCCCAAACTTATGATAGAAGAAAATTGTTGCTGGAAATTTTGAATCAAGTTCGATTTTCCAATCAACAAAATGTGAAAGATCCAGCAGATACTTTAAGAAGATTCTTAAAAAGTAAGAGGTACCTTCTCTGCATTGATGATGTATGGAGTGTTGACACTTGGGAAGACTTGAGAGGATGTTTCCCGGATGATGACAAAGGAAGCAGGATACTATTAACCAGCCGAAATATTGAGGTGTCTTCCAAAATTACCCCTAATCTTTTTCAACTTCCTTTTCTTTCTGCGGAGAAGAGTTGGGAACTCTTGCAAATTAAGTTATTCAACGATCAAACTTGCCCGTCAGAACTATGCGAGGTAGGAGGTCAAATTGCAAGAAACTGTCAAGGACTACCTCTCCTGGTGATTTTGGCAGCTGGTGTTTTGACAGGGATAGAAAAAAAGGAGGAAAGCTGGAGGAAAATTTCAGAAAGTATAAATTCAGATACTGTCATTACTGCAAAGTGCTTAGATATAATAGAACTGAGCTACAAGCACTTGCCAGATCATCTCAAACCCTGCCTTCTCTATTTTGCATCATTTCAGGAGGATGAAGAAATTTCATTCTCAAACTTGGCTTGGTTATGGACTATTGAGGGATTTGTTAACACAGAGGCAAAGAGTGTAGAGCTTGTTGCAGAAAGTTTTCTGAATGATCTCATCGGTAGAAGCTTAATAATGGTCAGCAAGAAAAGGTCCACCGGAGGAGTCAGATCATGTCACATTCATGATATGTTGCATGATTTTTGTGTGACAAAAGCTAAGGAAGAGAAGTTTATACAGATAACGAGCACCGGGAAGACTGATTTGTCTAGTTCCTTTTATGAGCACAGGAGGCTTTGCATTCATCATAGCCTTTATTGGGCAGGGAGGATTGGAAACCTACAAGTTCGGTCTGCATTCTTCAGACCCCCGAAATCTGGCTGCCAGAAATTTTTTGATCTCGAGAACTTTAAACTGCTAAGAGTTCTACAAATGCAATGTCCTGTGTCGGAAAGTTCATTCCAGGGATCGAAAGAGCTTATTCTTTTGAAGTTCTTAGGAATCAAAGGCTACGTGGAATCAATGCCATCATGGATATCGAACCTTTCAAACCTTGAAATATTGCTTGTAACAACAGTAGGCAGTGGTACAATAATGCCGATGACCATCTGGAATATGCCAAGGTTAAAGCATGTCCATGTAGAACCCGTTGTATCTTTTGATGAACACATTCCTCGCAAATCGACAAACATATGTTGCATAGAGACCTTGGCCACAGTATCTCTCACTAATAAGCAAGCAGATTACATGATCAAGAAGGCAACCAAACTGCGAAAGCTCAAGTGCCACTGTAAAGAACCTCTCAAGCTCAGATTAGATGTTCTTCAACTTGAATCACTCAGTGTGAATGGTAGGATCTTGAAGTTCAGCTTGCCCTCGACACTGACAAAGCTAACTCTATCAGATGTTTCATTGCCGCAAAGTGAAATGTCTAATATCGGGAGCTTACCAAATTTAGTGGTTCTCAAGTTGGAGCATAAAGCATTTCAGCAGGGAAGATGGGACATTGAAGATGAAGAGTTTCCGACCCTCAAGGTTCTTAAATTGAGGTCGCTCAAAATTACAGAATGGAATGCCTCCGCCGAGTCCTTGCTCAACCTCGAGCAGCTTCTTGTAGAAAGCTGCTTCCGTCTTGAAGAAATCCCTTCTTGTATTGGAGACATTTCAACACTAAAGATGATTGAAGTGAAACGATGTGGTGAGTCTCTTGAAAAATCAGTCAAGCAAATTAAGGTCGAGCAAGAAGAAGAATATGCAAAGGAAATCAAGGTCCTTATTATCACTTAG